DNA sequence from the Oncorhynchus masou masou isolate Uvic2021 unplaced genomic scaffold, UVic_Omas_1.1 unplaced_scaffold_2979, whole genome shotgun sequence genome:
TCATGAGTTTAATTGGAAAATGTCTACAAAAAACCCAAAGGTCAACCAAAAGGTCAACCAAAGGTCAACCAAAGCAAAAAACCGGATAAAAATCATTTCTATGACTCCTGtaaatacagaaatggtttgttcagAGGGAAATGAATATCCAACTGGTATGTGACAACTGTTTGGAGTTTGTCATGGCAACTGTGAGCtaattacagtattatagacactatgacctgggatttactatgatctatggagaagaaccccttacagtattatagacactatgacctgggatttactatgatctactatgtagaagaaccccttacagtattatagacactatgacctgggatttactatgatctatggagaagaaccccttacagtattatagacactatgacctgggatttactatgatctTCTATGTAGTAGAACCCCTTACACTATTATAGACATATGACCTGGGATTTCCGATGATCCATGTAGAAGAACCCTTACAGTATAGACACTGTCATAGAGAAAAGCATGTTAGGTGTTTTGTGAGTCTCAGCTTGTCATTCTCTATCCACCCATCTGAATAGATTGTAGCTCAAACCGTTTGGACTCTACATACTGTTTTGTATAAATTACCCGGGGCCCCTTTGGGATCTgcccttgtctcacaaacaccgcTCTAACTCAGCCCCCCTGTTCATCACACGTCTGTTGATTATCTACGGAACTAGCTGAATCCCAATGGTGCAACCCAGAAGTCTTTAACTCAGACACGTTTTTTAAAAAGGGGTTAAAGTTCAAAAACGCTCCGGTTTTACGGTGGGACTCGTTGGGTTTAAAGCACAAGACTCTTAACTAAGTTGAGGcttatttttttctctttctttctttctttctctctctctttctttctctctctttctctcctctccttttctctctctctcttttctctcctttttctctcttctttctctctccttctttctcctttctttctctctctctctttctttctctcttttctctctcctctcctttttctctctttctctcctttttctctcttctttctctctcctctctctttcttctctctctttctctctcctctcctttttctctccttttttctcttctttctctctctctctttctttctctctctttctctctttctctttctctctcctctccctttttctctcctttttctctctttctttctttctctctctttctttctctctctttctttctctctctttctctctcctctccttttctctctctctcctttttctctctctctctcctctttctttttctctctcctctctttttctttctttttctctctccctctccattgtATGTTCCAGGATCGTCGCCACGGTGAGTTTGTGGGTATCAAGCGTCGGATCATTGTGTGTATGGAGGAGCTGGACCAGCTGCCAGACACCAGCTTTGAGAGGGACGTGGTGTGTGAGGACGAGGAGGCCTTCTGTCTGTCCGGCGACAACATCACAGCTCTCCGACTGCTGCTGGGACAGGTCAGAAACCAAGTCTGTTCCGTTACGCCGTGAATAGAGTCCGTCGGATTCTTTATTCTACGTTGGAGAGGAATGTTTGTTCTACGTAACGTCTTTCTACGTCGGAGAGGAATGTTTGTTCTACGTAACGTCTTTTCTACGTCGGAGAGGAATGTTTGTTCTCCGTAACATTTTTCTTTCTGAACGTTATATACATTTGATACTCTAGTGTCCTAATGATGTAACTACGGTATGCGTACATTTTATATGAATGGTATTTCCTCGACTGTCTTGTTGTGTAATTCTCAGCTGGAGGATCGTAAGACcgagaatgagttggtgtgtaaCTCCTACCGCAGTAAGATCCAGGAGCTGTGGGAGAGACTGCAGGTCCTCCCGGAGCAACGAGAGAGCATGTCTGATCACATGGTCCAGTCCAGGAAGAGAAACATGGATGCTgtgagcatttttttttttttacatttattttgtatttctcACAGCTATGGCACTCTTCTCGTAATTATGTACCTAACCTGTCAAGCTGATCAGATATGGACATACTTGCAGTGAAATTTAGAGGCCTAAAAGTCTTTAGTATAGTGGAAGATGCAGGGGCTCGATACAGTTATATTCAGGAAAATGTTGACTTACATTAATTTACCTTGTTACCATACATGTTTTACTGTGGCAGGGGATGCTTTCAGAAAGCCTATAACCAATCATAGTGACAACATACTATTCAGGCTAAGGTTTGAATGGAATGTCAGAACCCTAATTGATTGGTTTTTACTGACTGACGTTTGCGAGTTCCTTCCTGCAGTTGGAAGCAGAGTGCCGGCGCCTGGATGAGCTGAAAATGAAGAACATGAAGAATGTGATAGAAGCCATCAGGGCCGAGGTGGCTTTGTTCTGGGAGAGGTGTTTCTACAGCCTGGCGCAGAGACGGGCCTTCACACCCTACTATGATGGTCAGTTGTTGTTTGGCCTCTTCTATTGCCGTGTCTATTTATTAGTGGATCATTTTAAAGTACTGTCTTATAGTTTGACCTTTTGGCCGTAATGTACTGGGTTGTGTCGTTCGTTAGGTACACGGTAGCAACACATTTTGCGACGGACTGCTAAAATTCACGTTTCTAATTGGACGGTAGTACAGATTGATCCACCTTGTTTCAGCCAGATTTCTTCCATTTGGTGACTAATGAACGTGTGAACACAACCCTGGTTGTCCTAGTGAGATTTGGTACAATGAATGTCTCCCCTCAGTTGACTTCACCGTGGAGCTGCTCAACCTACATGAGGCGGAGCTGCTGAGTCTGAAGAAGCATTACGAAGACCACAGGAGCTGTTTGAAGGAGTAACCAGGTGGCAAGACAGCTGGACTCTGTTCCTACAACTGAGGTTGTTGCATTTTACTGATGAATATGAGACGTGTTCTTGTTTACAGAtattaggcaacaacaacaaaaattgcaGTGCaaacgaaataacacatattgtcGAAAAGTTTCATAGTAAATCACACTGCA
Encoded proteins:
- the LOC135534082 gene encoding protein regulator of cytokinesis 1-like, translated to MRRSEIHAAESVECLNRALNRLKDIWEEIGIPEDQRLQRTDVVRKHIKGLLDMMIAEEDSLRKRLMSSIESCRKELDVLCTELQLSPFEEDEGRTMLQLEKDIRSRLEVMMKQKSQRVKELKRLSKQDRELCDLMCSVPFCIDMDTVPSLEQLDSYRSYLNDLTKEKDRRHGEFVGIKRRIIVCMEELDQLPDTSFERDVVCEDEEAFCLSGDNITALRLLLGQLEDRKTENELVCNSYRSKIQELWERLQVLPEQRESMSDHMVQSRKRNMDALEAECRRLDELKMKNMKNVIEAIRAEVALFWERCFYSLAQRRAFTPYYDVDFTVELLNLHEAELLSLKKHYEDHRSCLKE